The DNA window CTGCACTGACCATAGTAAACCCCTTCTCGTTGTACCGAAATAGAGATCTGATTTAAACGACCAGGTACAGCATCACATTTGACACCTAAGGAAGGTACAGCCCAACTATGAGGTACATCAGCAGGTGTTACAATAATACGTAGATGAGTTTTGGCTGGTACAACCACTCTATTGTCCGCTTCTAATAAACTTGATTGACCCAATTCTAGATCATCTTCTGGAATCGTATAACTGTCAAAAGTGAGTGACTGTTCATCGGAACTGTTATAGTCTGAATACTCATAAGTCCGATACCATTGATGTCCAATAGCTTTGATAGTAATGGCTGGATCTACTACTACCTCGTCCATTGAGTATAACAGAGCAAATGATGGTATAGCAATGAACATCGGGATGATACTAGGAAATATGGTCCGAAGAATCTCGATAGTAGTTCCATGAACAATCCTTTGCGGGATTGGGTTTTTTTGATAGTGGAAATGCCATAAAGCGCGAACCAAGATCCGTGATACGAAAACCAAAATCAGAATGAGGAAGAAAAAGATATCGTGATGTAAATCGATTATTCCTTGCATCATAGGACTTGCTGCGTCTTGAAATCCTAATTGCCATGGCTCCGCTGCATCACACAAAGCTGCTTTATCGGGTAATATACCCAACCTATTCGATAGATCCAGGGCATCCTTATAGGCTTCACCTTCTATTTCGTTTTTGTTCAAATCATCTAACAGGTGCTCCAGAAAAGGGATATTGTTGCTTTCGCCATGTAAAGCTTCGGCCGCACTCAGAACGTCTTGGTCACTCTTGTTAGTCATCAACTCTCCCAATTTATCGTGTATATCAGATTGAAGCTCTACTATACGTTCACTGTCCGGGTTAAGACCCGGATGATCCTCATCAATACCATGAGTCTCGTAATTATAATTAGAAGGAGCCGGCTGCTCCACCTCAACATCACTTGCTATGGAAGGTAATGAGGGGACAGATGGAACCGAGTCGGCTGGTAAGGGTGGCAGGTCAGAAGGGACCGATGGAAAATCATTCCACATAGAAGCTGTATCACTCGAAGTTGAGTTAAGACTCTTCTCATCAAATAAAGAGATGCGTCGAACGTTGTTAAACATAGTGATTGATCCAAAATAATTCCCTCCAGACAGACTGAACTCTGAACTCCGTCAAGCCTGTAGGAGTAGTGAAGAACTCTTGTGAAATGTGCTTGGTTGTTGACCAAAGAAAAGCATGGGAGTCGAAAGGCGGTCGAGTTaagtaaagactcaaaacaaTGAAATCCTGGAACACTATCTATATCTCTTTTTCCTCAAAGACAGAGCATTTTCGATCTTAGGCGAACGAGGGTTACCGGCTCTACGACCTCGCAAGGCGCTACTGTAGTGCTCTTTGGGCCTGCCGCTTTCTCAATCGAAAATGAAAACTGTCAAGATTAGCCTACTGAAGGATTCTTTCTATCACCTTACGTAATTTCTGGATGGATTTTCTGCCATCACCTACGCAATTTCAAAGTTGCATTTTGAATGAGAAAAGACACAGAATAAAGGCAATAAAGTTCATATCATATTTTTAGAATAGCCATTTTGAATGAAATAATACATGTTCCATCTCGAGTTGCATTGCTCGATGGAGGAGTCGTGAATTAGTTGTGGTATCCTGTACTGTAACCGGTACTTGATCATTGGGTAGTACCCGACCTGAGTAAAGTTGTAGTGATCCTTCCTACCGAAAAGGTTGTGTACTCACAGAATACTATAATATATAAACTaagactattttttttatatctttattcCTTCTAAAACtcatgaatgataaaataatttctttttagtaaaaaattcactaaagcatacatttttctttaaaaattacttCATTTTTTATCTATATA is part of the Arachis duranensis cultivar V14167 chromosome 1, aradu.V14167.gnm2.J7QH, whole genome shotgun sequence genome and encodes:
- the LOC107467317 gene encoding uncharacterized protein LOC107467317 — encoded protein: MFNNVRRISLFDEKSLNSTSSDTASMWNDFPSVPSDLPPLPADSVPSVPSLPSIASDVEVEQPAPSNYNYETHGIDEDHPGLNPDSERIVELQSDIHDKLGELMTNKSDQDVLSAAEALHGESNNIPFLEHLLDDLNKNEIEGEAYKDALDLSNRLGILPDKAALCDAAEPWQLGFQDAASPMMQGIIDLHHDIFFFLILILVFVSRILVRALWHFHYQKNPIPQRIVHGTTIEILRTIFPSIIPMFIAIPSFALLYSMDEVVVDPAITIKAIGHQWYRTYEYSDYNSSDEQSLTFDSYTIPEDDLELGQSSLLEADNRVVVPAKTHLRIIVTPADVPHSWAVPSLGVKCDAVPGRLNQISISVQREGVYYGQCSEICGTNHAFTPIVVEAVPSKDYGSRVSKFPSIIPMFIAIPSLALLYSMGGALSPLSALCASSPSVNGSSSTGWTSLLGSTSQEPSGVSSPSGVWTHFEHAANSPGSSTSVTPIPAEQAVPPANPVASGEAEAGPSHVAHFPYNEAEVIGGDSVLSIRTRLLEENPFASAEELRIAHLDAEDLFEVKADIAMEMSAHDPTGDWLNRGAWALGNPRTKTGEDSLENLLIIRDKLRQRDWETIRNLQERMLFRRG